In one Parageobacillus genomosp. 1 genomic region, the following are encoded:
- a CDS encoding DUF3147 family protein has protein sequence MFALVKVIVSAVLISVITEVAKIYPKFGGIIAALPLVSLLSLCWLYVQGEETQHLSKFVFGVLWGFPATAFLLLVTALCLKASFSFILSIVLGIGGWGIFLLMQNIILKNV, from the coding sequence ATGTTTGCCTTAGTGAAGGTAATCGTTTCTGCCGTTTTGATCAGTGTGATCACAGAAGTAGCAAAAATATATCCGAAGTTTGGGGGAATAATCGCAGCATTACCACTAGTCAGTTTGTTAAGTTTATGTTGGTTGTATGTTCAAGGGGAGGAAACACAACATTTGAGTAAATTTGTATTTGGAGTATTATGGGGATTTCCGGCAACCGCTTTTTTACTGCTAGTCACAGCCTTATGTTTAAAAGCTTCTTTTTCCTTTATACTATCCATTGTGCTTGGAATAGGAGGATGGGGAATATTCCTGCTCATGCAGAACATCATATTAAAAAACGTATAA
- a CDS encoding MarR family winged helix-turn-helix transcriptional regulator — translation MQIDDMIETINEQWTDIYYLLHYVHEDNITHQAIRLLQYIEKNEEATIGDLAKHLAVSHNTASEHIKRLIKKGLVDKKRSHLDERRVIVELTEEGKRILYRHTRLDAEKLRKILMQMDESDVQTIQKAFAILCEGAKKCLP, via the coding sequence ATGCAGATTGACGACATGATCGAAACGATTAACGAGCAATGGACCGATATTTATTACTTATTACACTATGTCCATGAAGATAATATTACACACCAAGCGATCCGTTTGTTGCAGTACATTGAAAAAAATGAAGAAGCAACGATTGGCGATTTAGCAAAGCATTTAGCGGTCTCTCATAATACGGCTTCGGAGCATATAAAAAGATTGATCAAAAAAGGATTGGTTGATAAAAAGAGAAGCCATTTGGATGAGAGAAGAGTGATTGTGGAGTTAACGGAAGAAGGAAAGCGTATATTATATCGTCATACCCGGTTGGATGCAGAAAAGTTAAGAAAAATTTTGATGCAAATGGATGAATCGGATGTACAAACGATACAAAAAGCATTTGCCATTCTTTGTGAGGGAGCAAAAAAATGTTTGCCTTAG
- a CDS encoding M20/M25/M40 family metallo-hydrolase: MKWQTTEQLKQLLCRLVQYPSISGTEAEVRLAQYIADQLLTLDYFRGNNGLVQLHPTGDGRYFVTALVKKAEQVRDTIILLSHFDVVDVQDYGAWKDAAFSPEELTKRFYAQQPPLPADVQADIAEGEWLFGRGVMDMKCGLALHMSLIEQACHGKFEGNLLLLTVPDEEVNSAGMRAAVPVLMEMAEKYGLTYRLVLNSEPMFTRYPGDKTNYIYTGSIGKVLPGFYCYGKETHVGEPLAGLNANFMVAQIAAELELNTDFCEVVDREVSPPPTNLWQTDLKEDYSVQIPHRAVTLFNLFLQRKSLDDVTRSLVEVAKRAAKRIEEQYHVQASRFAKLEQSTPKSLSVHVWTFAELRKKAAEMFGTTKVEELEANILAKNTNKDEREKTIALVDQLAMLCKDFAPMIVLFYAPPYYPAVNSSADPLIGQLVAKLKTYAQETHGVSLVQQHYFGGISDLSYVGLQQSPASLRALTDNMPLWNRGYDLPLDALAKFQVPVLNVGPVGRDAHQWTERLNVPFAFTTVKAWLEYTINEVFAR, translated from the coding sequence ATGAAATGGCAAACAACCGAGCAGTTGAAACAACTGCTTTGTCGCTTAGTCCAATATCCAAGCATCAGCGGGACAGAAGCGGAAGTGCGGCTGGCGCAATATATAGCGGACCAGCTGCTCACCCTTGATTATTTCCGGGGAAATAATGGGCTTGTCCAATTGCACCCGACCGGGGACGGACGCTATTTTGTGACAGCGCTTGTCAAAAAAGCGGAACAAGTGCGCGACACCATCATTCTTCTCAGTCATTTTGATGTCGTCGATGTGCAAGATTACGGGGCATGGAAGGATGCCGCCTTTTCGCCAGAGGAGCTGACGAAGCGGTTTTACGCTCAGCAGCCGCCGCTTCCTGCGGACGTGCAGGCGGACATCGCAGAAGGAGAATGGCTGTTTGGCCGCGGCGTGATGGATATGAAATGCGGGCTTGCTCTCCATATGTCGCTGATCGAGCAGGCTTGCCACGGAAAGTTTGAAGGAAATTTACTGCTACTTACGGTGCCGGATGAAGAGGTGAACTCGGCCGGAATGCGCGCGGCGGTGCCGGTGCTTATGGAGATGGCAGAAAAATATGGCCTGACGTATCGGCTTGTTCTGAATTCGGAGCCAATGTTTACGCGCTACCCAGGCGACAAAACGAATTACATTTATACGGGTTCGATCGGCAAAGTGCTTCCAGGTTTTTATTGTTACGGGAAGGAAACCCATGTCGGCGAGCCGCTTGCCGGGTTGAACGCGAATTTTATGGTGGCGCAAATCGCAGCGGAGCTGGAGTTAAACACCGATTTTTGTGAAGTGGTGGATAGAGAAGTAAGCCCGCCGCCGACGAATTTGTGGCAAACGGATTTAAAGGAGGATTATTCCGTACAAATACCGCATCGCGCCGTGACGTTATTTAATTTATTTTTGCAGCGAAAATCGCTTGATGACGTGACGAGATCGCTCGTGGAAGTGGCGAAACGCGCGGCGAAACGAATCGAAGAACAGTACCACGTTCAGGCATCCCGTTTTGCCAAGCTGGAACAATCGACGCCAAAATCGCTTTCTGTCCACGTATGGACGTTTGCCGAGCTAAGAAAAAAAGCAGCAGAGATGTTTGGAACGACAAAAGTCGAGGAACTGGAAGCCAACATTTTAGCGAAGAATACGAACAAAGACGAACGCGAGAAGACGATCGCGCTCGTCGATCAGCTGGCGATGCTTTGCAAAGATTTCGCGCCGATGATCGTCCTGTTTTACGCGCCGCCATATTATCCTGCCGTCAATTCCAGCGCCGATCCGCTCATTGGGCAGCTTGTTGCCAAGCTAAAAACGTATGCGCAAGAAACACATGGAGTTTCGCTCGTGCAGCAGCATTATTTCGGCGGTATTTCCGACTTAAGCTACGTCGGTTTGCAGCAGTCGCCCGCTTCTTTGCGAGCGCTTACCGACAATATGCCGCTTTGGAACCGCGGCTATGATTTGCCGCTTGACGCGTTGGCAAAATTCCAAGTTCCGGTGCTCAACGTCGGTCCGGTCGGACGCGACGCTCACCAATGGACAGAACGCCTCAATGTTCCGTTTGCGTTTACGACGGTGAAAGCGTGGTTGGAGTATACGATTAATGAAGTATTCGCAAGATAG
- a CDS encoding sucrose-6-phosphate hydrolase, translating into MKSETEREKIEQAYREIEKYRDKVEKDYYRLQYHLMPPVGLMNDPNGLIHWNGVYHVFYQWMPFHTGHGAKFWGHYTSCDLIHWKQEKIALAPSEWYDKDGCYSGSAIDHDGVLTLFYTGNVKDEHGNRQTYQCMAMSKNGIDFEKKGIVVTLPDGYTAHFRDPKVWKKGDKWYMIVGAQSESLDGKAVLFRSQNLRDWEHLGPITGGNSRQLGKFGYMWECPDLFELDGQEVLIVCPQGLEAEAMRYQNVHQSGYFVGRLDYETAQFLHGPFAELDRGFEFYAPQTMLDAKGRRILIAWMGVPDQDEDKHPTITHRWVHALTLPRELKLKDGKLYQTPVEELQMLRKDKIAYSNVTIANEEMILEGISGDVIELNLENIRLSGGIMEIAIRNTARIIYHSDERVLTLERKSFANGLTEKRQCRLERLHSLHMFLDTSSMEVFVNKGEEVFTARFFPYKHNQTISFAANGHLVFDIQKWSL; encoded by the coding sequence ATGAAGTCAGAAACAGAACGGGAGAAGATCGAACAGGCGTATAGGGAAATCGAAAAATATCGCGATAAAGTAGAAAAAGATTACTATCGTCTTCAGTATCATTTAATGCCCCCGGTCGGGCTGATGAACGACCCGAACGGATTGATTCATTGGAATGGAGTATATCATGTGTTTTATCAATGGATGCCATTTCATACTGGGCATGGCGCAAAATTTTGGGGGCATTATACATCGTGTGACCTCATTCATTGGAAACAAGAGAAAATCGCACTGGCTCCAAGCGAATGGTATGACAAAGATGGGTGCTACTCCGGCAGCGCCATTGACCATGATGGTGTTTTAACGTTGTTTTACACGGGAAATGTGAAGGATGAACATGGCAACCGCCAGACGTACCAATGTATGGCTATGTCAAAAAACGGCATTGATTTTGAGAAAAAAGGGATTGTTGTGACGCTTCCGGACGGCTATACGGCGCATTTCCGCGACCCGAAAGTTTGGAAAAAAGGCGATAAGTGGTATATGATTGTCGGCGCGCAAAGCGAAAGCCTCGATGGCAAAGCGGTGTTATTCCGTTCGCAAAACCTCCGTGACTGGGAACATCTCGGGCCTATAACAGGCGGAAATTCGCGGCAGCTAGGGAAGTTCGGCTACATGTGGGAATGCCCAGACCTGTTTGAATTAGATGGGCAAGAAGTGCTGATTGTCTGCCCTCAAGGGCTGGAAGCGGAAGCCATGCGCTATCAAAACGTGCATCAGTCCGGTTATTTTGTCGGCCGTCTTGATTACGAAACGGCCCAATTTCTTCACGGGCCGTTTGCCGAATTAGACCGCGGCTTTGAATTTTACGCTCCACAGACGATGCTGGATGCAAAAGGACGGCGCATTTTAATCGCTTGGATGGGAGTTCCTGATCAGGATGAAGATAAGCATCCAACCATTACACATCGCTGGGTTCATGCGCTAACATTGCCGCGTGAGTTGAAACTGAAAGATGGCAAGTTATATCAAACACCGGTTGAAGAGCTGCAAATGTTGCGCAAGGATAAAATTGCATATTCGAATGTCACGATCGCGAACGAAGAAATGATATTAGAAGGAATCAGCGGGGATGTTATCGAGCTTAATCTAGAGAATATTCGTCTATCAGGGGGCATAATGGAAATTGCTATTCGCAATACGGCACGTATTATTTATCATAGCGATGAACGCGTGTTGACATTGGAGCGCAAAAGTTTCGCCAACGGGCTGACGGAAAAAAGACAATGCCGTTTGGAACGTTTGCACTCGCTGCATATGTTTTTAGACACGTCCTCGATGGAGGTATTTGTGAATAAAGGGGAAGAAGTATTTACCGCACGGTTTTTCCCGTATAAACATAATCAAACGATTTCATTTGCCGCAAATGGACACCTTGTTTTCGACATCCAAAAATGGAGTTTGTAG
- a CDS encoding sucrose-specific PTS transporter subunit IIBC gives MNYERVAKQLIPLLGGKENIISAVHCATRLRLVLKDDTKADTKAIENIEGVKGAFSSSGQYQIIFGTGVVNKVYDSFVQEAGLQHVSADVHQEAVKQKMNPLARLAKTLSNIFVPIIPAIVASGLLMGLLGMMKAFKWVAPDSPLYVLLDMFSSAAFIILPILIGFSAAKEFGGTPFLGAVIGGIMTHPALLNPWGLAEAKPNYMHFLGFDIAMVGYQGTVVPILLATYVMCKIERGLRNVVPHTVSLLVVPFVTVISTGFITILAIGPLGNLLGDGITTVLNFIYHYGGALAGLIFGGLYSMIVITGVHHSFHAIEANLLAKLGVNYLLPIWSMANVAQGGAGLAVFVKAKLVKTKEVALPSALSAFLGITEPVIFGVNLKYRKPFIAAAIGGALGGAYVVFTNVVANAYGLTGIPMIAIVAPEGMQNLINYLIGFAIAVGSAFIATLLLGFREEE, from the coding sequence ATGAATTACGAACGCGTCGCAAAACAACTCATTCCGTTATTAGGCGGGAAGGAGAACATCATCAGCGCCGTCCATTGTGCAACAAGGCTTCGCTTAGTGTTAAAAGATGACACGAAAGCGGATACAAAAGCGATTGAGAACATCGAGGGAGTGAAAGGAGCGTTTTCTAGTTCCGGGCAATATCAAATTATTTTTGGTACCGGCGTTGTCAATAAAGTATACGACTCGTTTGTACAAGAAGCAGGATTGCAACATGTAAGCGCGGATGTTCATCAAGAAGCGGTCAAGCAAAAAATGAATCCATTAGCCCGTTTGGCGAAAACGTTATCAAACATTTTCGTTCCGATTATTCCGGCGATTGTCGCCAGCGGTTTACTCATGGGGCTTTTAGGAATGATGAAAGCGTTCAAATGGGTTGCGCCTGACAGCCCATTGTATGTGTTGCTTGATATGTTTTCCAGTGCAGCTTTTATCATTTTGCCGATTTTAATTGGCTTTAGTGCCGCAAAAGAGTTTGGCGGCACCCCGTTTTTAGGGGCGGTCATCGGTGGGATTATGACCCATCCGGCGCTGTTGAACCCATGGGGATTAGCGGAAGCAAAACCAAACTATATGCATTTTCTCGGTTTTGATATTGCCATGGTTGGCTATCAAGGGACAGTCGTTCCGATTTTGCTTGCTACTTATGTCATGTGTAAAATCGAGCGCGGGTTGAGGAATGTCGTACCTCACACGGTCAGCTTGCTTGTCGTTCCATTTGTGACGGTCATTTCCACCGGATTTATTACCATTTTAGCCATCGGTCCGTTAGGCAACTTGCTTGGTGATGGAATTACGACGGTGCTCAACTTTATTTACCATTACGGCGGGGCGCTGGCGGGGCTGATTTTTGGCGGCTTGTATTCGATGATTGTCATTACCGGCGTGCATCATAGCTTCCATGCGATCGAAGCTAATTTATTGGCGAAACTTGGCGTCAACTATTTATTGCCGATTTGGTCGATGGCCAACGTCGCACAGGGCGGGGCCGGACTGGCCGTATTTGTGAAAGCGAAGCTCGTAAAAACAAAAGAGGTGGCTCTTCCATCCGCATTGTCAGCCTTCCTCGGAATTACTGAGCCGGTGATTTTCGGGGTGAACTTAAAGTACCGCAAGCCGTTTATTGCTGCGGCCATTGGAGGCGCGCTCGGAGGGGCATATGTCGTATTCACAAACGTCGTTGCGAACGCCTACGGGTTAACGGGCATTCCGATGATTGCGATCGTGGCGCCAGAAGGAATGCAAAACCTCATCAACTATTTAATTGGATTTGCGATTGCGGTCGGATCGGCGTTTATTGCCACGTTATTGCTTGGATTTCGCGAGGAAGAATAA
- a CDS encoding PRD domain-containing protein → MALRIHKILNNNAVVVLDDGKEKIVMGAGIAFQKRKNDIIPPAKIEKIFVMEEENEKFQQLLRTLPEEYIEIAEEIISYAEGKLQAPLNNHIHIALTDHLSFAIERLKQGYRIQNKLLNEIKVLYKTEYEIGLWAKQLIQERLGIEIPDDEAAHIALHIHTAKMDAASMNKTLRQTTLIREMIDIIQAELDIPIDEDSISYQRLLTHLRFAINRIENGELLHSMDEEMLALIQTKYGKEFACAQKMAEHAKGEYGLEFPDAELAYIALHIQRLRKR, encoded by the coding sequence ATGGCATTAAGAATCCACAAAATTTTAAATAACAATGCGGTCGTCGTGTTGGATGACGGAAAAGAAAAAATTGTTATGGGTGCGGGCATCGCGTTTCAAAAGCGAAAAAATGACATTATCCCCCCGGCAAAAATTGAGAAAATTTTTGTTATGGAAGAGGAGAACGAAAAGTTTCAACAATTATTGCGGACATTGCCGGAAGAGTATATCGAGATTGCGGAAGAGATCATCAGTTATGCAGAAGGAAAGCTGCAAGCGCCATTAAACAATCATATTCATATCGCGTTAACCGATCACTTGTCATTTGCTATTGAACGGCTCAAGCAGGGGTATCGCATCCAAAATAAATTGCTTAATGAAATTAAAGTGCTATACAAAACGGAGTATGAAATTGGGTTATGGGCCAAACAATTGATTCAAGAACGGCTCGGCATTGAAATTCCAGACGATGAAGCGGCGCATATCGCCCTTCATATCCATACGGCGAAAATGGATGCCGCCAGCATGAACAAAACGCTGCGGCAAACGACGCTCATTCGTGAAATGATTGACATTATACAGGCAGAGTTAGACATTCCCATTGACGAAGATAGTATTTCCTACCAGCGGCTGCTTACGCATTTGCGGTTTGCGATCAATCGTATAGAAAACGGAGAGCTTCTGCACTCGATGGATGAAGAGATGCTGGCGCTCATTCAAACAAAGTATGGGAAAGAATTCGCCTGCGCGCAGAAGATGGCGGAGCACGCAAAAGGCGAATATGGCCTAGAGTTTCCAGACGCGGAGCTGGCTTATATTGCCCTTCACATTCAACGTTTACGAAAGCGTTGA
- a CDS encoding PTS glucose transporter subunit IIA, whose product MFKKWFGKKEKPTHEDVVAPLTGTIKPLEEVPDPVFAQKMMGDGIAIEPRDGEVVAPVDGEVVQVFPTKHAVGLRSEAGVELLIHVGLETVSMNGEGFTAHVKAGDRVKKGQRLLTVDFGLVQQKAKSTITPIIVTNGDAVASLEKSSETTAVKGETVLFRIETKA is encoded by the coding sequence ATGTTTAAAAAATGGTTTGGCAAAAAAGAAAAACCGACACATGAAGACGTTGTTGCTCCATTGACAGGAACAATAAAACCGCTGGAAGAAGTTCCCGATCCTGTTTTTGCGCAAAAAATGATGGGCGATGGTATCGCGATTGAGCCGAGAGACGGGGAAGTTGTGGCTCCGGTGGACGGCGAAGTCGTGCAAGTATTCCCGACAAAGCACGCCGTCGGATTGCGTTCCGAAGCGGGCGTCGAGCTGTTGATTCATGTCGGGTTAGAAACGGTTTCCATGAACGGCGAAGGCTTTACGGCGCATGTCAAGGCGGGGGACCGTGTGAAAAAAGGCCAGCGCTTATTAACGGTCGATTTCGGGCTTGTCCAACAAAAAGCGAAAAGCACGATCACCCCGATCATTGTGACGAACGGCGATGCAGTGGCAAGTTTAGAAAAATCATCGGAAACAACGGCGGTAAAAGGGGAAACGGTTCTTTTCCGTATAGAGACGAAAGCATAA
- a CDS encoding PucR family transcriptional regulator, producing the protein MSHYDDPFRGNFDSLEEFADHISDLLQCPITIEDANHRLIAYSAHDDYTDPARTATIISRRVPEKVINSLWKQGAIPALLSSREPVRVSAISEVGLGSRVAVSIWKNDEVIGFIWALETDRTLSQEDMELLKKAAKAAKNKVLQLYMRKNKKEERVQELFWKLLTGHMATEEEIKESFATMQIPAAPLFSVIVFRFATEMTREIEKQISYLLQTTQQIQLLLYTTDRNDVILLAAPKSMNQPLKELHTFIESFALKMKERFHINSVQSGFGGIYETYTLIEKSYREALTVLKMKEKFPEQIRSIYGYQQLGIYQFFDLLLEKKRHGELINPALTKLQAYDQKHHSDLVKTFEVFFDHDSNVNETAKALNIHPNTLSYRLKRIAEIAEIDLHDMNQKVKLYIDIKLAKYEALH; encoded by the coding sequence ATGTCTCATTACGATGACCCTTTTCGCGGCAACTTTGACAGCCTTGAAGAGTTTGCCGACCATATTAGCGACCTTTTGCAATGCCCGATTACGATTGAAGACGCGAACCATCGGCTCATCGCCTACAGCGCCCATGACGACTATACCGACCCGGCGCGGACGGCGACGATTATCAGCCGGCGCGTGCCGGAAAAGGTGATTAATAGTTTATGGAAACAAGGAGCGATTCCAGCGCTGCTAAGCAGCCGCGAGCCTGTCCGCGTCTCTGCCATTTCCGAAGTCGGCCTTGGCAGCCGTGTCGCCGTCTCGATTTGGAAAAACGATGAAGTGATCGGCTTTATTTGGGCGCTCGAAACCGACCGCACGTTATCGCAAGAAGATATGGAGTTGTTAAAAAAAGCGGCCAAGGCAGCGAAAAATAAAGTGTTGCAGCTGTATATGCGCAAAAATAAAAAAGAAGAGCGGGTACAAGAATTGTTCTGGAAGCTGTTAACCGGACATATGGCGACAGAGGAAGAAATTAAAGAAAGCTTTGCGACAATGCAAATTCCGGCCGCTCCGTTATTTTCCGTGATCGTTTTCCGCTTTGCCACCGAAATGACACGGGAGATTGAAAAGCAAATTTCTTACTTGCTGCAAACGACCCAGCAAATTCAGCTTCTTCTCTATACAACCGACCGCAATGATGTCATCTTGCTAGCCGCCCCAAAATCAATGAATCAGCCGTTAAAAGAATTGCACACGTTTATCGAATCGTTCGCGCTCAAAATGAAAGAGCGCTTTCATATCAACAGCGTCCAAAGCGGCTTCGGCGGCATTTACGAAACATACACATTGATTGAAAAAAGCTATAGAGAAGCGTTGACCGTGCTGAAAATGAAAGAAAAGTTTCCGGAACAAATTCGCTCTATTTATGGATATCAACAACTTGGCATTTATCAATTTTTTGATTTATTGTTGGAAAAAAAGCGGCACGGAGAGCTAATAAACCCGGCTTTAACAAAATTGCAGGCTTATGATCAAAAACATCATAGCGATTTAGTGAAAACGTTTGAAGTCTTTTTTGACCACGACAGCAATGTCAATGAAACGGCAAAAGCGCTGAACATTCATCCGAATACCCTCTCCTACCGGCTGAAACGCATCGCCGAGATCGCTGAAATCGACTTGCATGATATGAATCAAAAAGTGAAATTATATATCGATATTAAATTAGCCAAATATGAAGCACTCCATTAA
- the ald gene encoding alanine dehydrogenase encodes MIIGVPKEIKNNENRVAITPAGVMSFVQAGHTVLVEKDAGIGSGFTNEDYASAGAQIIEQAQDVWAKADMVMKVKEPLPSEYGYFRPGLILFTYLHLAAEPELTRALKEKGVIAIAYETVQIGRTLPLLTPMSEVAGRMAAQIGAQFLEKPYGGKGILLGGVPGVSRGKVTIIGGGVVGTNAAKVAVGLGADVTIIDLSADRLRELDDIFGHQITTLMSNPMNIAQAVAEADLVIGAVLIPGAKAPKLVTEDMVKAMKPGSVIVDVAIDQGGIVETSDHVTTHDNPTYVKHGVVHYAVANMPGAVPRTSTLALTNVTLPYALQIANKGVHQAIADNHALKLGVNVANGEITYEAVARDLGYNYVPVEEALGKQLAAN; translated from the coding sequence ATGATTATCGGGGTACCAAAGGAAATAAAAAATAACGAAAACCGTGTCGCCATTACACCAGCAGGCGTTATGTCATTCGTTCAAGCAGGACATACAGTACTGGTTGAAAAAGATGCAGGAATTGGAAGCGGTTTCACTAATGAGGATTACGCAAGCGCCGGAGCGCAAATTATTGAACAAGCGCAAGACGTATGGGCGAAAGCGGATATGGTGATGAAAGTAAAAGAGCCGCTGCCAAGCGAATACGGCTACTTCCGTCCGGGATTAATCTTATTCACTTACTTGCACCTTGCCGCTGAACCGGAATTGACGCGTGCCCTTAAAGAAAAAGGCGTTATTGCCATCGCCTATGAAACCGTGCAAATCGGCCGCACGCTTCCATTGCTTACACCGATGAGCGAAGTCGCAGGGCGGATGGCAGCGCAAATCGGCGCACAATTTTTAGAAAAACCATATGGCGGAAAAGGCATTCTTCTCGGTGGTGTCCCAGGAGTAAGCCGCGGCAAAGTGACGATCATCGGCGGCGGTGTCGTCGGAACGAATGCAGCAAAAGTCGCTGTCGGACTTGGCGCAGATGTCACGATCATTGATTTAAGCGCCGATCGTCTCCGCGAATTAGACGACATTTTCGGCCACCAAATTACGACGTTAATGTCTAACCCAATGAACATCGCCCAAGCAGTCGCAGAGGCGGACCTCGTCATCGGCGCTGTCTTAATCCCTGGCGCGAAAGCACCAAAACTCGTCACGGAAGACATGGTCAAAGCGATGAAGCCTGGCTCTGTCATCGTCGATGTCGCGATTGACCAAGGCGGAATCGTGGAAACGAGCGACCACGTCACGACGCACGACAACCCAACATACGTCAAACATGGCGTCGTCCACTACGCTGTCGCCAACATGCCGGGAGCAGTGCCAAGAACATCGACGCTTGCCTTAACGAACGTGACGCTTCCGTACGCGCTGCAAATCGCCAATAAAGGCGTTCACCAAGCGATCGCCGACAACCACGCACTGAAACTTGGCGTCAACGTCGCCAATGGTGAAATTACGTATGAAGCGGTCGCCCGCGACCTTGGCTACAACTATGTCCCAGTGGAAGAAGCGTTAGGAAAACAACTAGCTGCAAACTAA
- the pdxK gene encoding pyridoxine/pyridoxal/pyridoxamine kinase, which translates to MAMPKALTIAGSDSSGGAGLQADLKTFQELGVYGMTAITTIVAMDPHNHWFHQVFPVDLATIEAQLETIIVGVGVDAMKTGMLPTTDIIELAAKTIEKHQLTNVVIDPVMVCKGADEPLHPENTVCYREVLVPKATVVTPNLFEAAQLSGLHRIETVEDMKEAAGRIYELGAKYVIVKGGRKIPHEKAVDVLYDGQTFELLESDRIETTYTHGAGCTFSAAITAELAKGKPVREAIATAKAFITAAIRHSFPLNQYVGPTNHAAYRRYQQQ; encoded by the coding sequence ATGGCAATGCCGAAAGCACTGACGATCGCCGGTTCCGACAGCAGCGGCGGCGCTGGTTTGCAGGCGGATTTAAAAACGTTTCAAGAGCTTGGCGTATACGGAATGACCGCGATTACGACGATCGTCGCGATGGATCCGCATAACCACTGGTTTCATCAAGTGTTTCCGGTCGATCTTGCAACCATTGAAGCACAGCTTGAAACGATCATCGTCGGTGTTGGAGTCGACGCGATGAAAACGGGGATGCTGCCGACGACAGATATTATTGAACTTGCCGCAAAAACGATTGAAAAACATCAATTAACGAACGTCGTCATTGACCCCGTGATGGTGTGCAAAGGAGCAGACGAGCCGCTTCATCCGGAAAACACGGTTTGCTACCGCGAAGTGCTCGTGCCAAAAGCGACGGTGGTCACGCCAAACTTGTTTGAAGCAGCGCAGTTAAGCGGTCTTCACCGCATCGAAACGGTGGAAGATATGAAAGAAGCGGCAGGCCGAATTTATGAACTTGGCGCCAAATACGTCATCGTCAAAGGCGGACGCAAAATTCCGCATGAAAAAGCGGTCGATGTGCTATATGATGGCCAAACGTTTGAATTGTTAGAGTCCGACCGCATCGAAACAACGTATACACACGGCGCCGGCTGCACGTTCTCGGCGGCCATCACGGCTGAGCTGGCAAAAGGCAAACCGGTAAGGGAAGCAATTGCTACGGCAAAAGCGTTCATTACCGCAGCCATCCGCCATTCGTTCCCGCTCAACCAATACGTCGGTCCAACGAATCATGCCGCGTACCGCCGCTATCAGCAACAATAA
- a CDS encoding carbon-nitrogen hydrolase family protein — translation MRVSAVQYHLHTIDSFQQFADQVTHYVKTAQEFEAEFVLFPEFMTTQLLSIPSNTGKTPTIDDLPNYTEPYYELFTSLAKETGMYLIGGTHVIRKDGKLYNVAHLFTPDGQIHQQAKLHITPTEVKEWGIAPGESVNVFETEKGTVALLTCYDIEFPEIVRIVRAKGADVIFCPSCTDDRHGFHRVRYCCHARAVENQVYVVTTGTVGSLPTVDFMRANFGQAAVITPNDIPFPPRGILVEGEINDDMIVTADLDLSLLYKVREKGSVTTWRDRRTDLYPDWK, via the coding sequence TTGAGAGTATCTGCCGTTCAATACCATCTCCATACCATTGATTCATTCCAGCAATTTGCCGATCAAGTGACCCATTACGTGAAAACGGCGCAAGAGTTTGAAGCCGAGTTTGTTTTATTCCCCGAATTTATGACAACACAACTTTTGTCCATTCCATCTAATACAGGCAAAACGCCAACGATCGATGACTTGCCAAATTATACAGAACCGTATTATGAACTATTTACTTCACTGGCGAAAGAAACCGGCATGTACCTTATCGGAGGCACGCATGTCATTCGCAAAGACGGAAAATTGTACAATGTCGCCCATTTATTCACCCCGGACGGACAAATCCATCAGCAAGCAAAACTGCACATTACCCCGACAGAAGTAAAAGAGTGGGGCATTGCTCCGGGAGAAAGCGTCAATGTGTTCGAAACGGAAAAAGGAACAGTCGCGCTGTTGACGTGCTATGACATTGAATTTCCGGAAATCGTGCGCATCGTGCGCGCCAAAGGGGCGGACGTCATCTTTTGCCCGTCGTGCACGGACGACCGCCATGGGTTCCATCGCGTCCGGTATTGCTGCCACGCGCGCGCCGTGGAAAACCAAGTGTATGTCGTCACGACAGGCACGGTCGGCTCGCTGCCAACCGTTGACTTTATGCGCGCCAACTTCGGCCAAGCCGCAGTCATTACGCCAAACGACATTCCGTTTCCGCCGCGCGGTATTTTAGTCGAAGGGGAAATCAACGACGACATGATTGTCACCGCCGACCTTGACTTGTCGCTGTTATATAAAGTGCGGGAAAAAGGGTCTGTGACGACATGGCGCGACCGCCGCACCGACTTGTATCCAGACTGGAAATAA